The genome window gtgaaggctgcagtgagccgagatcgcaccactgtgctccagcctaggcaacagagcgagaccctgtctctaaataaataaataaagggaagggaaaaaggaaggaaaatgaacatgtgtcGGCACCTACTATGCATCAGACATAGCTTTATAAAATAGCAATACTTATAAAGCACTCACCACATGCCAGGCGCCATAGGCATTAATGCATTTAAACCTCACGCCAGCACTATAAGATGGTGCTCTTGTGaatcccattttccagatgaggaaattgggacTCAGGGAAGTGAAGCCACTTGGTCACTGCTAATACTGGGGTGGCAAGGGGTGAGggagaacaaatggaaaaaataagaggAAGACCAAGGCAAGAGGAGGAGAAGCCACCCCAAGCCTGTCTCCCAAGCTGGGCTGCATTCAGGTCTCTGCCAAGACCGCGTGGAATTTGGGGAGGCCGCCACGCCCCGGAGAAGGGCCCGTGGCATTTCTGAATCACGGTGCCATCCGCCCCGGTTTGGCTTCTCTCCGGCGATCCAATTACTAAATGTAGCcgcattctttaaaaatgtctttcctCTTATGTAATGCAATAGTGACAAACGCCAAACAGATGGTGCTGTGACaagctttttaaaagttgattagGAGCTCATCTTTCAAAATTAATGTATGGGCATTTAAACAAGCTTCAGCCGGCCACAAAACTCAATCGAGAATCCATATGGGACAAATCGCTTGATGGACTGGCTATATTGACCACCTTCCCAGCCAGGGTTTGATGTGGAAAGTTTGGGGAATGGTAATAGTATGGGTCACGTTGACTTGTGAGCAATGGGCAAAAGATACCTGGTTTGGGCAGAGGGGAAAAATGCCTTGGGCCTCCCGAAAGCCCAGGAGGCTGGAGCCTCGTCCATCTGTTtaccaagactttttttttttttttttttcaaaattgtacaTTGTCTTCGAGAGAGCGGACAGTCTCTCCCTGCCTCAGGAGGGAAGCGGGTTAGTCATAAACTATGTCAGATGCTGCCAGCGAGCAGTTTCACCCCCACCCTTTCTTCCTCAGTGTTCGGGGATGAGATCATTTCATTTGGAGCCAATTATAGAAGGAGAATGCTGGGGATGTGCAAAGAAACCTCCTCAGAACCCTTCCCTCCCACATCACAGGCTGTACCCTGCCAGGATGGGCAAGAACAAGAGGCTAGGCGCCCAGCCCCAGATTTGACCCCAGGGTTTCTGAAGGCCATGCATTCCTAAGCCTTGGCTTGGACCTGTCAAGCTAGGATGCCAGGCTGTTGGCTAGACAAAACCTGTTGGCCTCAGAAGTTCAGGGCTGTATGGGCCCTTAAAGATCATCGCtgttcagatggggaaactgaggctcagagaagggaagtGGCTTGCTCAAGGTCCCATGGCAAGTTGGCAGCAAAGCCACAGAGATGAATGGTGGCTTCTCTACCACTCACGAGGAGGATGTCTGTGGCCTGAAACATTTCCAGCATCCATTCCCATTGCTTCTGATAGATACAAGGGTCCCGAGTTTTCCTTCTTGGTTCACGTGGTTGAAGTAGGACTGACCATGCCTCCACTTCCAAGGATAGGCACCTGACCCAGCACTGGCCAATCAAAACAGTGCattcccccaccctcccccacccatTGATTCAGGAATATGAACCAGGGGCGGGAGATGAGCCTGGTCAATAAGCAGCAAACCCAGATCTGTAGCTGAGACTGAGACCATTGGAAGTGAGATGCTGTCTTCACCTTCGTGATGCagaacagagaggaagaaagccTAGAGCAGCCATTAGCACCACCAGAGGATGCCTACCTAAGCACGAAGTCAACAGAGAGGAGAACAAGGCCAAAAGAAAGTGAGGCAGTGGCTTCAACCTTTAAACCCCTGGATCCAGCCATACCTGAAGGCAGTCTTATCCTGGATATTTTGTTTACATGAGTCAATAAATTATCCTTGCTCAAGCTGGTTGAGTTGAGTTCTTTCACTCATTTCCCAAAGGGCCTTGACTGATAGAAAGACTTGGAGGTCCTCGGGTGTAGGGCAAGGCTCCAAAACATAACACTGAGTGTTCCTCGTCTCCATCCCCAACACACTGCTGGCCTCTTCCCCAGAAGATTCCCTAAGTCCCCGCACAAGTTCCAGCAACACACTCCAAAGGGAGTACCCAAGGTAAATATCCCATTTTATGGTATGCAAGAAatggctctgccttctgggtacCCATAACCAAGCTGCtccccaccacagcctctgccttcctATTTCGTCAAGAGCACAAGCTTTGCAGTCCAGTTCAAAGCCCAGCTCCAACGTTTCCTAATCATGAGAACTTGGACAAGTCATGTGACTATGCCGAggctcagtttctcatctgtgaatGGGGAAAAGATCACCTACTTTACACGATCCATGAGGGGATTAAAACAGGCACCACCACTATTTAGAGGCTGAAAAAATGGGTAGCTACCAAGAGCTGCAAAAAGTCTATCCTGCAGAGCTGGGGCAATTGTCGAGCATGGTGTGTTTGGGAAGACAGCACCTACACACATTAAACGATTTCCACCTAAAACAGCTTCCTGCAGCCAAAACAAGTGTAAGGGTAGAGGCAGGGAATGCTGGCTGAAGGGTATGAGTCGGACAGCCCCTTGCTGGCCTCGTGGCCGTCCGCTTCTTTCTCCCCTCCGCTGCCCCTTGGCCCAGGATTCTCGCCCCAGACCAGCATACACAGGTGCTGCTGACATTCTCACTCAGTGATTCATTCACACTCCCAGAGAGCAGGAACAGACAGTGATTCCCAGGAGCGCCCAGAGTCCTGATTTAGGAAGGAGGATAGAGTAGCAGTAACATTTGAACAAGTTCCTGCCCAGTCCCAAGGACAGCTGAAAGATAAACCTCCTGCTCCAACCCCACTGCAGGGAAGCCTGAACCTGCCCGCTTAGAACCAGAAAGAGATTGAGCTATGATTCCCCCAaaagtttctttattcattacaGCGGCGCTTCCTGAAGCCGGGGACTCATATTTTAGGTCGTTTTACCCGAACCCGGGATGCAGCATTAAATAACTGACTCCGGTACTGATCCAGGCTACAAGATGGGAGAGCCTCGAAAACATTCTGCCAAGTGAAAGCAGCTAGTCacgaaagaccacatattgtgtgtgattccatttatatgaaatgtccggaataggcaaatccataaagacagaaaaagattAGTGATTGCTGAGGGCTAGAGGGGTCGGAGGAAGGAGAGGCTGCTAATGAATACAGGGTTTCTTTTAGAGGGGGATAAAAATGCTCTAAAttagactgtggtgatggttgtacaatttTTTCTATATACGGAAAAgaattgaactgtacactttaaatgggtgaatggcGTGGTACGTGAATTCGCTGTTAAAAATGGTTATAACAACTGACtcctaaaggaagaaaattagcccccttttaagccttttttttaatttatttatttatttattttttatttattttgagacagggtttccctctgttgctcaggctggaatgtagtggcccgatcttggctcactgcaacctctgcctcccaggctcaggtgatcctcccacctcagccccctgagtagctgagactacaggcacccaccaccacacccagctaatttttgtatttttttttttttagagatggggttttgccatgttgcccagactggtctcaaactcctgggcttaagcaatcctcccacctaggcctcccaaactgccaggATTCCAGcataatttttctaatttgtcaAGGAGCAAGTCTCCATTGGCTATGAGTGTGTTCTTCCTATCACTCCACACTTGCTAGTTTCTTGTTTGAATCAGGAGAGCAGGCTTCATGCTCAGAATCTTGAGCAGGCAACAGTGGACTTCTTTGGTttccattgtatttatttttctgattgtcgttttttgttttgttttgtgacagagtctcgtgctgtcacccaggctggagtgcagtagtgacatctcagctcactgcaacctccatctcccgggttcaagcgattctcctgcctcagcctcctgagtagctgagattacaggcgcctaccaccacgcctggctcatttttgtattttcagtaaagatggagtttcaccatgttagccgggctggtctcaaactcctgacctcaggtgatccacccgcctcagcctcccaaagtgctgggatcataggcatgagccaccgtgcccagcctgattgtCTTCTTAGTATAGCAActgatcattcatttattcacttgtttttatcaacaaatatttattgagcattattgtgtgtcaggcactattttaGGCCCAGGGACACAGAAACCAAAACCCCTGCCCTCATGAGGCTGATATACTGTGCTGGGAACCTAAGCAGTAGGTGTAGCTCCTGAGTTCGAATCCCCACTCTGCCACTCACTCACTGTGCAACTTCCAGCAAAGTGGCCAAACCTCTCTGAGCGTCAGttttctcacatgtaaaatggggataatcactGCATCTAACTCAGAATCCAATGAGTCAATATGTGTAAAAGGCTGAGACAGTGCTTGGCACTCttataggtgcttaataaatgtttgctattattgtttattttcttttataactgtgataaaatgtttcctctttaaacatatatttaagtagaagttttcttttaaaataaatttatttaagtaaagaaaagaaggctgggcatggtggctcacacctgtcatcccagcactttgggaggccgagatgggtggatcacttgaggtcaggcattcgagaccagcctggccaacatggtgaaactccatctctactaaaaatacaaaaattagctgggcatggtggcgtgcacctgtagtcccagctactagggaggctgaggtgaaagaatcgcttgaacctgggaggctgaggttgtagcaagcagagattgtgccactgcactccagcctgggtgacagagggagattctgtcaagaaagaaagagaaggaaggaaggaaggaaggaaggaaggaaggaaggaaggaaggagggagggagggagggagggagggagggagggagggagggagggagggaggggggagggaagggaggggggtagggagagaagggaggcagggagggagggaaggggggtggagggagggagggaggggctgggcatggtggctcatgccggtaatcccagcactttgggcggccaaggtgggcacatcctctaatgtcaggagttcaagaccagcctggtcaaatggtgaaaccctgtctctactaaaaacacaaaaattagcccggcatggtggtgcacgcctgtaatcccagctacttgggaggctgaggcacgagaattgcttgaaccccgggaggtggaagttgcagtgagctaagatcacgccactgtactccaacctgggtgacaagagtgaaactccatccaaaaaagagaaaaagaaagagaaagagagagagagagagagagggaaggaaagggaatggaagggaagggaagggagagagttcattaaaaaattaagtatacaATAAGGAGAATACGGCAAAGGCCAGGAGAATGTGTTTGGGAGATGAAATGTGGGAAGCCCTGAAGGGGCAGGAGATGTCGGTAGGACTGTGACTCAGCTGGCACTGAGTGGAAGCATGAAGCTATTTCAGTGTCAACATAACGACAAGGCTTGTTCCTTCAGTCTCAAAATTGCAGACTTCTCCCAACTCTTTGGTCCTGCGAGATCCCAAGCCCTGCAGTTTCCCTGCCATCCCTGAGGCTTTGGAAAGAGGGGTTCTGGACGGTTAGGGGGTGCAGATGCTAGATGAAGACGAGGCTGTGGACCGCAGGGCAGGAACAATGCCGGAGCTGCCCTAGCTTCTCCCAGGTCCCTCGGCACCGGGGTGGCCGGCCGCTTGCCCCAGCAACATCTTGTTCCTGCAAGAGATGGGGCTGACTCAGTCAAATGATGGctttcctgggctccagggacaTTTGCTTTCAGGGACCCTCCCTCTAGCTTGTGACTGCACTGTATAAAGACGAGTAAAATCCAGACTAGGTTTGTGAtccactaataataataataataatattattattattatatcatcagtttttttcttctggttttaaaagaaattaaaattaaaatgtctttgtGGGCCCTAAAACCGTATGGGCACTGGGCCCTCGTAAGTGACCCTGGGGATGGCCACAGAGCCAGCGACCCTCAGAGGCCACAAGGGCATTCCAGAGTCAGCTCTGAGGGTCTGGGGAGGTGGCTCGATCGTGTCCCTGCTGGGCAAggctgggcaagttgcttaactgcTCTGTGCCCCCTTTTCCTCCTCTGTTGAGGGGCCACACCGTGAAGTGGctaagagcacaggctctggaatcAGGTGGGGTTTGGGACCTGGCTCCTAGGAGCCTCTCTCTCCTCAGTGGAAGACGGAGATATCAATAATCTTTGCCCCTCTGAGGTGTTGGCGGGGAGGTCATCTGAGACGCTGTgtgcaaagaaaataaagatgatcATGATAATAGCtaatcggctgggcgtggtggctcatgcctgtaatcccagcactttgggaggctgaggcagatagattgcttgaggtcaggagtttaagaccatcctggccaacacagtgaaacctcacctctaccaaaaatacaaaaattagctgggcgtggtggcacttgcctgtaatcccagctactcaggaggctgaggcataagaatctcttgaacccgggagggggaggttgcagtgaactgaatccatgccattgcactccaacctgggcgacagagccagactctgtctcaaaataataataataataataataataataataataataatagctaactatTTCAGCAACAAGAATGAACCAGCTAATGCTGCAAGTGCAACCATGTGGATGAACTTGGAAACCTCATGTGGAACAAAGGCAGTCAAATTCCAAAGAGCACATGCTGGATGGTTTCACTGATGTaaagttggaaagaaacaaaACGAAATAAAATGGAACTATAGTGTTTAGGGCTCCACATCGAGTTCCTAAAGCTGCCAAGGATGTCGCACAATGGATCACCAGAGAAGTCAGGGCAGAGGCCTCCTTTatggggagggagggactgagggagTGGGCGTGTGCAGGTCTGGGGGGCTGGCCAGGCTCTGTTCCTTGCCTGGGCAGTGTCTACCTAGGTGTGTGACCTTCCCAAATGTTTGTGAAcctgttcatatatttttaagcCAATTTTCTGTGGATGTAAtccaaatctttttaaaaaatgcaaaataatatcaATAATGAATGACAAACactgggcctggtgcagtggctcacacctgtaatccccacactttaagccaaggcaggtggatcacttgagcccaggaattccagaccagcctgggcaacatggcagaaccatgttgctacaaaaatacaaaaattagcccggcatggtggcatgcacctgtagtcccagctacttgggaggctgaggcaggaggatggcttgaactcaggaggtagaggttgcagtgagtcaagatcgtgccactgcactccagcctgggcgacagagcaagacccccgtcaaaaaaatagaaaaaaaaaaaacaaaaaaaaacactgattGAGCGCCTCCCACATGGTGCCAGGCACCGTTGTAAGCTTCTAAGCCCAGTACCTGGCAGATAATAGGTGTTTTATAAATGATAGCATTtaaagttactattattattaccatcatcATTATATAAAATGGAGTTCGTGTCCCTTGTCTAAAAGGGCCCCTAAGGCCTAACTGTGAACACACGTGTGAAGCACCTGCTTGGTGCGTGCCCAGCACGCAGTAGGTGAGTGGCTCATGGCAGGTGTTCCTTATGCTTGACCCAAACTCAGGGATACTTCTTAAGCTAAATAAACCCTCCAAAAATTCCCAACTGACAGGCTAATCCCTCTCCAGGCCCATGCCCTTGGCACGCCCACTCTCACAGCTGCCCGTGGAAAGAATTTGGCTGACAGCTCATGCCTCTCCTCTCTTGGATCCCCTTGCTCTGCCAGTCCTTCCTGGTGAGCTTATGCCCCCATCAGACCTTCCGTCACCTGCTCTGCCAGCCTGACCCCAGGTGGGGAGTGTGGAGAGATGCCTGTCTCGGACACAGCCCTGGCTCTCCTTTCTGTCCCTTCCCATTCGTGGTGGGGACTGTGGCCCCTGGGACCCACATCTCAGCCTTGCCAAAGTGCCATGTTTCACATCCCGGAGTATTTGTGTCCAAAAAGAGAAATTTGGGATTAATCAGAGTCTTAAGACTAGAAAGGGTTTCCAAAAATTGATGGATAAACTGAAGCTCTAAAAAGTGAGTGCCTATCCCAAAGAATGAATCCCTTAACAGTGGACTCTCAGGTCTAGGACAGGTAAGtgggagggaggttggaagggaggcTGGCAGGAAGGGCCACCCTATAGTGTGATAATATTGTTGGACGTGTATTTACtgggcatctactatgtgccaggttcaTCACATCCATTACATCTCATTTTCACAAAATAGGTCTTATTATATCTATTCTGCAGATTAGAGATAATGACAGCAGCCCCCACTAGTGGGTATCTACAAGGGGTCAGGTGCTGTGCAGAAGGCTCAGGATCCTCCCCACAATCGTACATGGTGGTGACTGTCAGGGTCACATGCAGGgcttgcccagagtcacatagCCAGTCAGGGCCAGAGGTGGAATCTTAACCCAGATCTGTGTGATCCAATGCCTCCTGTCTAAATGCGTTTGTCCCTAACACCCTAACTGGCCTTGGCATTCCCTGTTCTAAGTTTACAGTGAGCAGagctgcttaatttttaaaagaaggaaattaacaCCCTTGGAAATGGTAGAACTCCCTGTACAGACCCCAGAGACAGCTCATGTTCCAACAGTGTAATAATCCCTGCACTGGAAAAGCATGTTCAGTAAGAAACAGTCTAGACTAGAGTCTAGAGCTTGGCTTGGGGGTCTGAGCAGTTCAGGGTCAAATCTCATTTCTGCCATTTGctaggtgtgtgaccttgggcacctCTTTGTATCTCAGTCAACTCATCTGGAAAGCAGAGATCCTAAAAGGATCCATGTTAGATTCTTGCAACGTTTCATTGGCATACTGTGTGTTAGTGTGACTTCACCTCCTTCTAAGCTCTCCCTCACTCACTCTGCTCCTGCCCCAATGACCTCTCTTGCTCCTCAGTGCTGCAGGCACGCTCTACCCCAGGGCTTTTGCGCTCACcgtccctctgcctggaaagctATTCCTCCAGAGATCCACGTGGCTCCTCCCTCATTTCCTTTGGGTGTCCATCCAAATATCACCTCCTTTCTGTTACCCTCCTTGATCAGGCTTTTAAAAagaatggccgggcacggtggctcacacccataatcccagcactttgggaggctgaggccggcagatggCTTTAGCcaaggtgttcaagaccagcctaggcaacatggtgaaaccccgtctctacaaaaaatacaaaaattagccaagcacggtggcacatcctgtagtcccagctactcgggaggctgatgtgagaggatcacctgagcccaggtggttgaggctgcagtgagctgagattacaccactgcacttcagcctgggcaacagggcgagacccagaaaagaaaaaaaaattaacaacccCCAGGACATCATCCTCACTCTGCTTTCTCTCCTAACATTCATCTCCCATCCGACAAATTACAGATTTACTTGCCTAATGTCTGCCTCCTCCCAGCAGAAAGGAAGGGACCTTACTGTCTGCATAAGGGAAGGGACCTcagctgttttgttcactgcagaATCCCCAGTGCCCAGAACAGTGTCCAGCACATGCTCAACACTGAGTGAATTAAGGAATATAAAGAGCTTGAAATAATTCTCAGCTCACAGGAAGCGCTCAATCAATGTAAGCCAGTATTATAATTAGTATGTATGAAGCGCTTTCCAAGATACCCTGACCCCACAGGAGGCAGTCTAGAGGAAAAATGTAAGCCAAATCTGGGTCAAACCCTGCTGTGTGAACTTGACTAAGTCACGCTGCCTCTCTGAGTTGGTTtgcccatctataaaatgaaagtaaCCAAATTTGGCCTTTAAGGGACTCGTGAGGGTTCAATAACCATGCAAGCTCCCTTTTCTTGGATACTTTCTGGATGTCAGAAACTGTCCTAGGTCACCTTGCACAATCTCACTGAGCCCCCACTCCTGCCCCATGGGGAAGTCCTCTCATTATCTGTATCTTCAGATGAGGCACTTAGTGATCCGAGATGTGATGAGATTTGCCCAAGTTTACACCACCGGAAGTGGCGGGAGTCCGGCTCCTAACTGACTGGTCTCTTTGGACCCTGGGATTGGGACTCTGCTGGCCCCTGCCCTGGCCAGGGAGCAGCATCTCTCTCCCGGGGTGCTATCTCAGGCAGCAGAGATACCCTGGGCTCTACAGCCACACCTGCCCATGCCCAAGTCCTGTCACTCACCCTTTGGCCCCACCGCCATCCCCGTAGCAGCGCCGGCTCCTGGTGTCCTGGGCAGGCCATTCACACCTCACACAGACCGTGTGGCCCTGGGTCAGATACCTTGTCCACTGGGCATGAGGTGCCCTCGCCTGCCCACAGCTCCCTGGAATGGACCCCAACTGGAACTGGACACAGTATCTGCAGCCACACAGGGAGATACCACCCCAAGAACCCATGAGCATTTATGAAGCACCTACTGTACACCCAGCCCTATCTTAGGCCCAGGTTGGTACAATTTCTCCCTGATACAGGAATCTTTTGTGCAACCCAATTGGCCTCAACAGGTTGCATACAACAAGATTCAACGTCTGCTTTTCAAGTTAACATTATTCACGGTTTACCATGTACCAGGCAGACCCTATTCTAAGCAATTTATCCAAAAGTCtgagtgttttatttttcatctgttttcCCCATTAGAACGCTGGCTCCACAATGCCAGGaatgttcatttgttttgttacTGTTGGGTCCAACTCCTAGAATGATATCcagctcaattttaaaaatgttaaataagtcACTGGGGCCGATGGAATATGGAACCCCTGAAAGTTAGGTGCTTCCCCTagtttacagattaggaaactgaagaTCAGAGAGACAACTCGCCCgaggtcacatagctaataagcAGTGGGACCTAAAATGGAaccatctctgctgaaaataaGACTAAATGGATACTCTTAAGCACTCcactgcgttttttttttttttttctttttcttttttttttttttgagaccgagttttgctggtgttgcccaggctggagtacaatggtgcgatctcggctcaccacaacaaactccacctccctggttcaagtgattctcctgcctcagcttcctgagtagctggatttacggacatgcgccaccacgcctggctaattttgtatttttagcagagacgggggtttctccatgttagtcagactggtcttgaactcgcgacctcaggtgatccacccgcctcagcctcccaaagtgctgggattacaggcgtgagccaccgtgcctggcaggtTTTTTCAAAAGatcctattttattaaaaagatttgccaaaaaaaaaaagaaagaaaagaaaagaaaaagatttgcctcaaaaaaaggagaggaaaaaaaaaaaaaaaggccaggagcggtggctcattgCAGTGGCCAActtgatgaaaccttgtctctactaaaaatacaaaaattagccaggcgtggtggcttacgcctgtagtcccagctacttggtaggctgagacaggagaatgtcttgaaccccggaggcagaggttgcagtgagctgagatggcgccactgcactccagcctggtcaacagagtgagactcggtctcaaaaaaaaaaagaaaaaaagatttgcaatgaggattatttaaaagaaaagcccCTCCATTCAAGGGTATCTGAAATTAGACCCAGAATTTGCCAAATTTTACTTCTACCCAACTTTTTCTACAAGGAGCAGTAAATAGCACCCCATGCTGGAAGAGACGCCGCGTGTCAACGACTCTTGAATGACTCTGTGTGAAGCTGCTGCCCCCTGGTGGCCAGAGGAGCCCACGGTTTTCTTCCAGGTGCA of Symphalangus syndactylus isolate Jambi chromosome 24, NHGRI_mSymSyn1-v2.1_pri, whole genome shotgun sequence contains these proteins:
- the LOC134735811 gene encoding somatomedin-B and thrombospondin type-1 domain-containing protein-like; this translates as MCVARGPPPCFCDQECDAALPRYCVQFQLGSIPGSCGQARAPHAQWTRYLTQGHTVCVRCEWPAQDTRSRRCYGDGGGAKGNKMLLGQAAGHPGAEGPGRS